From Methanobacterium bryantii, a single genomic window includes:
- the purB gene encoding adenylosuccinate lyase: MAIHPIEYRYGTEEMRNVWEEENKLQKMLDVEAALAEAESEFGLVPKEASSQIREKANTKYVTLERVKEIERQTNHDIASIVKALAEACEGDAGEYVHFGATSNDIIDTSQSLLFRESIEILREKLVKVTKTLLNLAEEHKNTVCIGRTHGQHALPLTYGMKFALWADEFHRQIERMDECKNRLCVGMLTGAVGTIAALGKEGLDVHKRVSEILDLKPVLISNQIVQRDNHAEFIMDLANIASTLDKIAVEIRSLQRTEIKEVGEKFDPKKQVGSSTMPHKRNPITAERINGVSRVIRSYVTPALENNPLWHERDLTNSSCERIILPESCILTDYILNLTNKLLNNLVFYPENIERNLNCTHGLIMAERFMAELTRRGMGRQTAYALARDCSMEAYEKNTGLLDTVLTNDEIKQYLSEAEIREIMDPHTYIGSSVKIVDNVLEASKEWF; the protein is encoded by the coding sequence AACAGAAGAAATGCGAAATGTCTGGGAAGAAGAAAATAAACTTCAAAAAATGCTCGATGTTGAAGCTGCACTTGCAGAAGCAGAATCTGAATTTGGATTAGTTCCAAAGGAAGCTTCATCCCAGATACGAGAAAAAGCAAATACAAAATATGTTACACTGGAAAGAGTAAAAGAGATTGAAAGACAAACCAATCACGATATTGCATCCATTGTAAAAGCTCTTGCAGAAGCATGTGAAGGAGATGCAGGAGAATATGTTCATTTTGGAGCAACCTCCAATGATATAATCGATACATCACAGTCACTTCTTTTTAGAGAATCAATAGAAATTTTAAGGGAAAAACTGGTTAAAGTTACTAAAACCCTTCTTAATCTAGCTGAAGAACATAAAAATACTGTTTGTATTGGAAGAACCCATGGACAGCATGCACTTCCACTAACTTACGGTATGAAATTTGCATTATGGGCGGATGAGTTCCACAGGCAGATTGAAAGAATGGACGAATGTAAAAACCGTTTATGCGTCGGTATGCTAACTGGTGCAGTTGGTACTATAGCAGCGCTCGGTAAAGAGGGTTTAGATGTTCACAAAAGAGTATCTGAAATCTTAGACCTTAAACCAGTTTTAATCTCAAACCAGATCGTGCAGAGGGACAACCACGCAGAATTCATTATGGACCTTGCAAATATAGCAAGTACCCTTGACAAAATTGCTGTAGAAATTAGAAGTCTTCAAAGGACTGAAATTAAGGAAGTTGGGGAAAAATTCGACCCTAAAAAACAGGTCGGCAGCAGCACAATGCCTCATAAAAGAAATCCAATTACAGCAGAAAGAATCAATGGAGTATCCAGAGTAATACGTTCTTACGTTACTCCTGCACTTGAAAACAACCCATTATGGCATGAAAGAGACCTTACAAACTCTTCCTGTGAGAGAATAATTCTTCCGGAGTCATGTATCCTTACAGATTACATACTCAATCTAACAAACAAATTACTCAACAATCTTGTCTTTTATCCAGAAAACATTGAAAGAAACCTTAACTGTACCCACGGACTAATAATGGCAGAAAGATTCATGGCAGAACTTACAAGAAGAGGAATGGGAAGGCAAACAGCTTATGCCCTGGCAAGAGACTGTTCAATGGAAGCTTACGAAAAAAATACGGGACTGCTGGATACAGTTTTAACAAATGATGAAATTAAACAGTATTTATCAGAGGCTGAAATTAGAGAAATAATGGATCCTCACACTTACATCGGATCATCTGTTAAAATAGTAGATAATGTTCTGGAAGCCTCAAAAGAATGGTTCTAA